The DNA region TCACCATCCTCGAGAAGCGGGCGACCGTCACGCCGCAGGAGGGTGCCTCTGTCGGTATCCTGCCCAACGGTGCCCGCGTCCTCGATCAACTTGGCCTCTATGGCCTTGTCGAAGAGGCGACTGCGCCTCTCGGTGCCACACACATCCATTTCCCGGACGGTTTCCACTTCTGCAGCCTGTATCCAAAGTCCATGTTGGACAAGTAAGCACGAAAACGACGATCCATTACAACATTCTTCGTGATCCCATTCCCACCATGCTGACCGGTTGCTTCTCTTGGCAGTTTTGGTTACCCAGTCGCTTTTCTCGAACGACGAAGGCTCCTCGAGGTGCTCTACAATGCCTTGCCGGACAAGAGCAAGGTCCTGGTCAACAAGACCGTTTCGGACATTGAGCAGTGCGAGGACGGAAAATCAGCCGGCGTGAAGGTTCGGACGGCCGACGGGGATGTCTACGAAGGCGATATTGTTGTCGGGGCGGACGGCGTGCACAGTCGGACCCGGAGCGAGCTGTGGCGCATGTCCAGCTCGGCGGGACAGAGCGAAGACGTCAGAATGGAGAAAGCCAGtaagccagccagccatgcGACTGTTCCatgatttttttttttaagcATGATTTCTTGTGAAGAGCACAACTGACGACAGATGGGGCGCGTCTTAGGAATGTCTGCCGAGTATTCGTGCGTCTTTGGCATCTCGCGTGGCCCGTCCGGCCTCAAGGCCGGGGAGCAGATCATGCGCATGTACGACGGCCGCACGCTGGTGGTCATCCCCTccaaggacgacgtcgtcttctGGTTCCTGTCGCGGAAGCTCGGCAAGAAGTACAAGTACAGCGAGGCGCCGCGATTCACGCtggaggacgccgccgcggagTGCGCCGAGCTGGCTGACGCGCCGCTGGGCAACGACGTGCGGTTCGGGGACGTCTGGAAGATCCGGCAGACCTTCAACATGGTCGTCCTGGAGGAGAACCTCTTGAGAACGTGGTCTTTCGGTCGCGTTTTGTGCATCGGCGACAGCATCCACAAGGTAGGCTTACTCTTGTGGCTCCCAGGCTTTCCGCCTCCATCCTCTTACTGACGACGGCCGGTGTTCCCAGATGACGGTCAACCTCGGGCAAGGCGCCAATTGTGCCATTGAGGACGTCGCCATCCTGACGAACCTCCTGAGCCAGTGCTTGGGGTCCAAAAGGGAGGCAAAGCCGTCAGGCCAGGAGCTCGATGCACTGCTGCGCCGCTTCAACGACGTCCACCTGTCGAGGGTATCGCACATCTACGACACCTCTTGGCTGATAGCCCGCGTGCACGCGAGGGATGGGTTCGTGCGCAAGATCATCGGGAGGTACGTCATGCCATACTTTGGCCACAAGTTCGAAAGCCGGCCGTTCAACATGATCGCCAACGCCGCGGCCTTGGAGTTCCTGCCCCTGCCGCGATCCTCTTTTCCTGGTTGGGAGAAGTACAAGAGCAAGGAAGACAAGTCCGGCTCGTGGGCGGTGGTATCACGGTCTGTCTTGCTGCTCGTAGGATTGGCCATTCTGTCAACCTGGTGGCGAAGGGCCTGATTTCTTTTATATAGTACAGCCTTTGTAGCATTATTAGGTCGTTGCCGATGTAACCGAATAGCAAATCTCCTCTAGAATCACGGAAGTTCTCAACTGAACTGGCGGTCCAATCGGTTACTCATCCCACAGAGGATATTAGGCACAACGTCATGTCCACAATGAGAAGTTGGAATTTGTTGATATTCAAATCAGTCACCTACAGTATCCACCATTCAATTACAGTAATAGATGCGGGTTGCGAAGAATTTATTTCCAGTGCCGCTCGCGATCCCGGCCCCtgtcggcggccgccggcagAGGTGGGGCCGACTTTTCGGGAACCGGTGAGATGCGTTTTCGGCTCCGGTGGGACGGATTCTCGGCACCGCTGGGATGGATGAACTACCTTTCACACCATTGCAATGGCTTTATGGGAAACCGCATTGATGAACAAGTAGAGAAACACGATTGGATTTCATGACACCACTAAACTACATGTTTCTTGGTACTCATTCCCTCCGACTAGGAGTCGAGTTTGTGCACTACTTTGACGATACTGTTCTCTAGAGGCCCAAGCCAGGCTGCAGACAGGACACCAATCCGAAACAAGTCTCGCCGTGCAGAGGGTGTGTGTTGTTGGCCGGCCCTCGTCAACCCCAGGCTCACTTCTTCAACTTTCCGGCGGCGGGGTTTTGCTGCTCGAACCGGCGGACGTACCAGAGGCACAGCCCGTACGACCCGTCCAGGATCAGGAAGATGGTGACGAACCAGATGTACATGGGAGACCCCATAAACTCGTGGGCCTCTTTCCAGTACGTGTACCGGATGATGTCCTGAGGGACGAGGACCAACGATCCGAAGAAGCGGGAGAACCTGGCAGGGAAAGAGACAAAGGGTCAGATTCGAGAATCATCGAGtaggggaaaggggggggggaagggtgtTGCCTTTTTCCAAGATACATACCACAGAAAGTAGGAGGCCCCGCGGGAATGGCCTCGACACAGCAGCTGGCACAAGCCCCCCACACTCAGCAGCAGCTGACAGGCGTACGCGCTCCAGGCCTGGCCGAGCTCGGGTCCGACCTGCTTGGCCAGAACGACGTGCGCCGAcgcgaagccggcgacggcgaggacgaagatgaggCGCAGGTTCCGCTGCACGAGCGGCGCGTGCTCCCACTCCCTCGGGGCGTTCTTGACGGCGGTGTACATGACGCCGCAGTTGAGCAGCAGGCCCGAGAAGTGCACGTACTTCTCCAAGCTGGTGGTGAAGGCGTACATGATGGCGTACGTCAGCTCCCAGGCGAAGTTGCAGcacagcggcagcagcgccatGGCGTAGGTCTGGTCCTTGAGGGACTTGCGGATCATGCCGACGTAGTTGGCCGTCCAGCCGATGCCCATGATGAGCTTGCAGGTGTCGGCGATCCAGACGACATCGCGATAGGCCTCGGGCGCTTGggagatgtcggcgacgtTCATGATTGCGACTGTTACAGGTGGGATTggaagggggagggtgggaggggcAAGGATGGATTgagggggggatgaggaATTCCAAAGTGGGAGGATGTGAATGGTAGAGAGCACAAGTGTAGACGCTTGtgctctcccccccttgaTCTCAACTAGCTAGCTCAAGCACCTTGATAACACTGGCATGGGGGAGACTCTGGTTACTGTCACGTGTCGAGAAACGACCAAATCCGCCGAAGAAGCAAGTCCTTGTTCCAATGACAACCGAGGCGGAAACGAGTCAGACATCGGGACATTCAGTGAGCTTGGCACGGCCGAGTTGACTGCCATTGAGTTCCACTAGAAAGGAGGCTGTAAGCTCTGCTTGACCCCGAAGCAATATGTCGAGTGCCGACGAACCGGAGCAGATAAGACGAGTGGACCTGAGTCAGTGTCGTCTGCATGGGGGCGGCATCGGTAGTTGTGAGCGGGTGAATATTGACCGAGAGCATGGGGGGCCGGACGGGGTTACGGTACctttttgtttctttttcGGATCACCTCTAGAGCATTCCGGACTCCATGAAACGTGCCGCCATTGGAACCAGCTGCGATGTACATGCGTAACTTATCACGAGGGCCTGGAGGTCACTTGTTTTGGTGGCGATACAAAGAGACTTGGCGACCAGGACACGAAGGCCAGCCCCCAATCCGAGCTTCAATGCAATGTAACTTTGGACGAACTGTTCGTGTATGCATAAACTACTCATGAACCTTGACAATCGACACACATCCCCCAGTTTCAAACATCCCACCTCGCGAAAGGCCCGACTATATCTCTCGGCccggggtggtggtggtggcacGCACGGCATGATACGCTCACGCCCACGGCGCCTAGCCGACCACACTCGTCCAGCCGTTGTCCACGGCGATTAGGGCCCCGTTCACCGTGCCCCAGCCCGGGCCCGAGGCCAGGGACAGGCATATCCCCGCCACGTCGTCGACTTTGCATGTCTGCGGCCTGTGCCCGGAAAAGATCTCCTCCACCTTCTGGCGCCCCTCCTTGTGACACCCGTCGAGGAAGGCCTCGTGCATGTGGGTGCCGACCATGACACCCATAATCAGCGCGTTGCAGCGGATACCCTTGGGGCCGTagaaggcggcggtgctCTTGGTCAGGCCCACAAGGCCGTGTTTGCTTGCCGTATACGCCGTGCCTTATTaccagggggggagggttgtGTTAGTTAGTTCGACTCCAAGTGTCTTTATGGTTGGACCTGGCAGTCGAAGAAGATTGGAAagggggttggggggggggatgtgtGCTCACCTGCAAGCCAGCCGGCCGTGGCCGCTCCGGAGGCGATGTTAATGATACACCCGGCGGGCTCCGGTTTCGATAGCATGCTACGTACGGCGAATTTACTCAGCTGGAGCGGAGCCGTCAGGTTCACCGCTAAGACATTGTCCCACAAGTCAAGCTCAATGTCGCCCACCGGGTCGAACCGGtccatgacggcggcgttgttgacgaggacgtccAGCGTCCCGAACCTGccggcgatgtcgtcgaaCAAGCTCAGCACCTGGTCGTGGTCGGTGATGTCGGCCGTGACAGCGGTGAGGTTGCCGCCCCTTGTCCGCAGCTCGGCCAAGGTGCTCTCGATGCGTTTGGCGTTGATGTCGCAAATCACCACGTTGGCGCCCGCGTCGAGGAACGCGGCTGTGACGGCCTTTCCGAGTCCGCCGGCCCCGCCCGTGACGAGGCAGGTCTTCCCAGCTAGACCGGTAGAGTTCTTTTCCGAGGAAGTCATTGGTGGCGTGgctcggggagggggggaggtgcTCAGGGTAACGTTgaagggaaagaaggacGAGGTGGAGATCAGAGAGGGTGAGCTTCAATATAACGGGAGGGGATGTTGGCTATGGAGGGCTCGAACTGGTGATCATCTGTTACAAGGACAACGGCACGGATTGACACTTATAACTTTGAACGGGACTGATACCGTCATGCGACGATGGGCTGGCACATTATCGCGCTACTcgcatggcatggcatgtcCCTGGCGTACGCGGACACGTCTACTGTGCAACTCAGTCAGGCAGTGGACTGATGTAGCTCGCTATATCCAGTCACGGCATCCGTACTCTGGTCATACTCCTCCATAGTTGCGTTGGATAACCTAGCCGCTCGTGGTAACCCCACCTTACACTGTTCCAGTCTTTTGCCAGTGCGGCATGGCTGTAGAGGTCTCGTTGCACGAGGTTGCATTCCGCCAAGATTTTGACTCTATGTacaaaacaaaacacatCTTATGTGATTAGTCGTTCCTCCGCGGCAGACCTGATTAAACTAGGGGAGGTTACAGCTCGGAGAAAGGTCCGGTGGAGGTTACGCAAGCAATAAGCAAGTAGTATCAAATGTGGAGACTCGGATGAGCTCAGTTATGGGTTGGACTGACTCTCCTTCAAAGGCCCCTTTTGAGTAGCTCCTACGCGATACAGATGCTGTCTAGTTACTATGTCAACACGAAACCACGTGTCTGTAGCCCAAGAATTGTATGGACGCACAACGGATCCTTGTTGTCGAGGTTGCCAATACTGGGTCTAGAAATCTTGAGAGACCTACTCTGTGCTTTCCACGCCCTCTTGAGTCATGCCCCCACCCCCCGGGTTGAGTCTATCCCGGGACATGGTTGTATGGGTTTTTTTAAGCCGACCCTACTGAAGCCCTCACTGCCGATGACTATCCCGAAGAACTTCATTGACGAGCACAATTGAGGCTGTGGATCTATTCCCGTTTCATTGTGGTGGGCTTTACCCGCACGAGCCTTGATACTCAGGTCTTCGGCGTAAACACTGATCGCAATTAGACAGAAACTTTGATGTTTATTTAAACTTTCGTAGCCTAAGGCGCAACTCTAGGGTGACAGTACAAAATGTCTCCTGCGATGGATGTTGCAATTCCCACCATCCTGCTAGACGCAACCTTATCACCCCAAGTAAAAAGCCTAATTGTACGGGTTGCTCCGCGGTTGCCGACATTACCATGTTATACAACACCTGTAGACGCGACACAGCCCTTTTTAAAGGGACATAGTGTTCTTAGGGACTGTAAATTACATTTATAGTCTAGCTGCCTTGCTCCTATAACTATCCttaagtcaacataccccCTTTCTGGCCACCCCTATTCCAGCCACCCCTGCCCCACTAAGCTACACTAAAACCTACTACTTTGTAGGTATACAGAAGactataaatactataaacTACTAATTACATAGTTGCTTTCCTTATATATTAGTAAAGTATAAAGAATTTAAAGGTTAAAACTAAAAGTATAGTTTTATTAGTATTTTACTAATaaagtattaatagtatttaTATTTCTTAACTTAAAAgttaatactatataatatttaataGTAGGTTTTAACTACTAgttaatactattactactataaGAAGCTATATTTACTATAAGATTCCTATAGTTATAGCTATATTAGTATTTCTCTTACTAAaattttactagtaaaaaCTAAATTTACTAATTATAGTTTTATAATAAGCTAATTACTTTAGGAATTAATATACTAGTATTGCAAATTAATATACTAGTATTACTCTTATACTAGTATTACTATTTAGCCCTCTAATTAGTTTAAAAAAATAGTACCTTTCTATAAAGGCAGTAAGTATAATTGCACTAATATAGCTATTTCTACTATCTTTTCTAATTTAAGCTCTAATTTAAGATTTATAAAAGTACCTATTATAGTctacttatactatagttTTATAAATcttatataagtactatatagAAAGGCCTATTACTTAACTACCTCTTGCAATATAGTTGTAAAGatttattattactatagaCTATTTCCTACTAATTCTACTTTCTATAAATACTAAGTTGTATTAGCTGCCTACTTATATAATTCCCTATTATCCTCCTTCTACTAAGAATACTAGACTAGCTCTTTATTTACTACTACAATAAGTTTAAAATTTAACTTTAacttaattaacttatattCTACTAAGACTTAGCTAGTATTAATTTATTCTTACTCTTAAGTAGGTAGTTTTACTTCTTACTACTTTAGCcttaattactataagtagtCTAAGCTTAACTAGCTAATTAGCTCTCTTTAAGTAAAGTTAATTATAATAGAATAAATTGTACTATATTCTTTAGTCTACTAAAGAGGAATATAGTAATCTTTAAATTAAGAATTtagtagtataaattaaTAGAAGTTATCTCTTAAAGATACTACTAAGAGTAGACTTCCTACTTACTAAAAGTAGTTGAATTTAATATTTTAAAGTAAATTTTATAGTAGTATAGAGTTCCTAATTTAATTAAAATAGTATAATTTAGACTATATTCTCTAAGGGGGGCTAGAAATAGCCTCTTACTAAATAGTATTACTTTTCTTACTAGTTAGTATTACTttttaattaatataaaaTACTTTAAGGAAAGTATTATTTAAAGTTtacttaagtacttaaagtaagtacttatatacttCTAGCCTATAAGTACTTTATTCTTAATATAAACTTACTTAAagtataattcttaattactaattatattctatataatattaataagttaatataaataattaagACTATTTAAGAAATAGTCcttaatattattattacttaACTCTATACTAGAGGTAATATAAATACTAAAGTTCTAGTATTTTTAGATAAAGTAGTAGGCCTACTGTACTCTTAAAAGTAGGTATATTGTATAGAGGTACTAGAGAATTAGGTATTAGTTATTAAACTTATTATAGAGTTTAATTTAGGCTTTCTTAAAAGTATACTTTATTTTAGTAAAATTAATATACTTCTATATTATAAGGACcctataatatatataaggaggaggctaattaataagtatattaatatagGCCTTATTCTTATTACTAAGTATAGctattacttatattagTAGCTAATAGCccttattattaaatttactactattactactatagCTTTAGTTTTTAACTTACTTCTACTTAGCCCTAAGTATAATATTAGAATTAATATAGTAAATGCAGAGTTATTACTAAATATTTAGAAACTACTTATTTAGTATAGTCTTTATTTACTTATTGTAgtctataataataatagtagagtAATAAATTAAGTATGAGTCTATAAGTTACTAAATACTTACTAAGAGAAACTAGAAACCCTCTAGTCtcttattattaataaggCTAAATGCAGTATTAAAAATAGACTTAAGGTAGGTCTACTTAGTAGCTTAAAAGAGAGGGAGCTTAAagtaattagtattataagtattattaaaattaattacCTTAGGGAATTACTTCTACATTTAGAAATAGTAGGGAAAAGTCTAAATAAGGCTAATAAGGCAGTTTAATTTATTATCTACCTATTTTACTACATATAGAAtattttacttattaaataACTTAATTAATACTGCAATTAGTAAATATCTAGCTAGTTTCTCTAAATTTACGTAAGTTTAAATATTATAGATATTTTACTAAGTAAATAAGGATTTTAAGAACTACTCttaaataatagtatatatattatatacttaaatactaatttaTTAGCTTGTTATATTAATTGCATTTATTATAAGCTAAGTAAGCCTATAGTAGGAAGAGTAAGTAAATACTTTAAGAGTAG from Colletotrichum higginsianum IMI 349063 chromosome 4, whole genome shotgun sequence includes:
- a CDS encoding Short chain dehydrogenase, coding for MTSSEKNSTGLAGKTCLVTGGAGGLGKAVTAAFLDAGANVVICDINAKRIESTLAELRTRGGNLTAVTADITDHDQVLSLFDDIAGRFGTLDVLVNNAAVMDRFDPVGDIELDLWDNVLAVNLTAPLQLSKFAVRSMLSKPEPAGCIINIASGAATAGWLAGTAYTASKHGLVGLTKSTAAFYGPKGIRCNALIMGVMVGTHMHEAFLDGCHKEGRQKVEEIFSGHRPQTCKVDDVAGICLSLASGPGWGTVNGALIAVDNGWTSVVG
- a CDS encoding FAD binding domain-containing protein, coding for MSEPHFKVIIVGGSITGLTLAHSLHKIGVDFTILEKRATVTPQEGASVGILPNGARVLDQLGLYGLVEEATAPLGATHIHFPDGFHFCSLYPKSMLDNFGYPVAFLERRRLLEVLYNALPDKSKVLVNKTVSDIEQCEDGKSAGVKVRTADGDVYEGDIVVGADGVHSRTRSELWRMSSSAGQSEDVRMEKARMSAEYSCVFGISRGPSGLKAGEQIMRMYDGRTLVVIPSKDDVVFWFLSRKLGKKYKYSEAPRFTLEDAAAECAELADAPLGNDVRFGDVWKIRQTFNMVVLEENLLRTWSFGRVLCIGDSIHKMTVNLGQGANCAIEDVAILTNLLSQCLGSKREAKPSGQELDALLRRFNDVHLSRVSHIYDTSWLIARVHARDGFVRKIIGRYVMPYFGHKFESRPFNMIANAAALEFLPLPRSSFPGWEKYKSKEDKSGSWAVVSRSVLLLVGLAILSTWWRRA